One window of Mycobacteriales bacterium genomic DNA carries:
- a CDS encoding DUF309 domain-containing protein yields MSERDRDPAGRAHNARPRDAFGRPLARGAAGVERVDESLVLSPAESIEYAQRFLDEDKPFHAHEVLEAAWKSAPDGERDLWQGLAQIAVGLTHRQRQNGKGAVTLLRRGTDRLQPYALTSPHHLRVAGIIADMSALAADIERDGTDTGPDRALVLLDPARPEGGG; encoded by the coding sequence ATGAGCGAACGCGACCGCGACCCGGCGGGTCGAGCACACAACGCGAGACCACGGGACGCATTCGGCCGGCCGTTGGCCCGCGGTGCCGCCGGAGTAGAACGCGTCGACGAAAGCCTTGTGCTCAGTCCGGCCGAGAGCATCGAGTACGCGCAGCGGTTTCTCGACGAGGACAAACCGTTCCACGCGCACGAGGTGCTCGAGGCGGCCTGGAAGTCCGCACCGGACGGCGAGCGTGATCTCTGGCAGGGGCTCGCCCAGATCGCGGTCGGGCTCACCCATCGCCAACGCCAGAACGGGAAAGGCGCCGTCACCCTCCTGCGACGGGGAACCGACCGGCTGCAGCCCTACGCCCTGACATCGCCGCACCACCTACGCGTTGCAGGCATCATCGCCGACATGAGCGCTCTCGCAGCAGACATCGAGCGGGACGGGACCGACACCGGGCCCGACCGAGCCCTCGTGCTGCTCGACCCGGCCCGACCGGAAGGCGGCGGGTGA
- a CDS encoding DUF222 domain-containing protein, whose amino-acid sequence MVSGSGSGEHPVWDAVGCLTAAVDGLAGAALWRCGDEELLDLQQVLETAARRLSAASLRLVAEVDDRRLATARGAASTAALLRQVLNISAGEAGWRVTAAEKLLDRVGPSGETVPAQLPATGAALAEGSIEAGQARLICETIRRLPARVDTRTREHAEAFLAGQARDVDTTTLGKIARRMVATLDPDGAALDDEDAVRARELSLSRDQDGMTMIRGRLDAEGAAVLRTALDPFTGPA is encoded by the coding sequence ATGGTCAGTGGTTCCGGTTCCGGTGAGCACCCGGTGTGGGACGCGGTCGGCTGCCTGACTGCCGCGGTCGATGGGTTGGCGGGGGCGGCGTTGTGGCGGTGCGGGGATGAGGAGCTGCTCGACCTGCAGCAGGTGCTGGAGACGGCGGCGCGGCGGTTGTCGGCGGCGTCGTTGCGGCTGGTCGCCGAGGTCGACGACCGGCGGCTGGCCACGGCTCGTGGGGCGGCGTCGACGGCGGCGTTGCTGCGGCAGGTGCTCAACATTTCCGCGGGTGAGGCGGGTTGGCGGGTGACGGCGGCGGAGAAACTGTTGGACCGGGTCGGCCCGTCGGGAGAAACGGTGCCCGCCCAGCTCCCGGCCACGGGGGCGGCGTTGGCGGAGGGGTCGATCGAGGCGGGGCAGGCCCGGCTGATCTGCGAGACGATCCGCCGCCTCCCCGCCCGGGTCGACACTCGCACCCGCGAACACGCGGAGGCGTTCCTGGCCGGGCAGGCCCGCGACGTGGACACGACGACGCTGGGGAAGATCGCCCGCCGGATGGTCGCCACCCTGGACCCGGACGGGGCCGCGCTCGATGACGAGGACGCGGTCCGGGCCCGGGAACTCTCGCTGAGCCGGGACCAGGACGGGATGACGATGATCCGGGGCAGGTTGGATGCGGAGGGTGCGGCGGTGCTGCGCACCGCCCTGGACCCGTTCACCGGCCCGGCAC
- a CDS encoding GNAT family N-acetyltransferase, translating into MIRHGEYEIDDNPDRIDVDAVWAYLSTDAYWGRWRRRDDVERQIRGSWRIVACYDDRGRIVGFARAVSDGVALAYLADVYVLDEHRRRGLGAAMVREMVDNGPGRAFRWMLHTADAHGIYRKFGFSAPDETFMERPGSLVAEHSPD; encoded by the coding sequence GTGATCAGACACGGCGAGTACGAGATCGACGACAACCCGGACCGCATCGACGTCGACGCGGTCTGGGCTTACCTCTCGACCGATGCTTACTGGGGACGTTGGCGTCGACGGGATGACGTCGAGCGCCAGATCCGCGGCTCCTGGCGCATCGTCGCGTGTTACGACGACCGTGGCCGGATCGTCGGATTCGCCCGCGCGGTCTCCGATGGTGTCGCCCTCGCGTACCTCGCCGACGTCTACGTGCTCGACGAGCATCGCCGCCGCGGCCTCGGTGCGGCGATGGTCCGGGAGATGGTCGACAACGGCCCGGGTCGGGCGTTCCGGTGGATGTTGCACACCGCCGACGCGCACGGGATCTATCGCAAGTTCGGCTTCAGCGCACCCGACGAAACCTTCATGGAGCGACCGGGCAGCCTGGTCGCGGAGCATTCGCCCGACTAA
- a CDS encoding GntR family transcriptional regulator, with product MSDPLPMAQPLVRRAALSDDVWTVIRGLLMSQAISPGQRITIERLAIDLGVSPTPVREALARLESDGLVTKQPQRGYRASPLLTVEQVNELFEFRGLLEPWAVGKVARKSGAESGALLVAEVADARRTFDGSVAEPYRQVFDHDVRFHGVILDACGNEQVRAAFERTHCHLHMLRIQSRAPVVDATMAEHQAIADAISAGDARAAAQAMRVHLSESRQRALTLLQDFIESEDAS from the coding sequence ATGAGTGACCCGCTGCCCATGGCACAGCCGCTGGTACGTCGGGCCGCATTGAGCGACGACGTATGGACTGTTATCCGCGGTCTTCTGATGAGCCAGGCGATCAGCCCCGGGCAGCGGATCACCATCGAGCGTCTCGCGATCGACCTCGGTGTCTCCCCCACGCCCGTGCGCGAAGCGTTAGCGCGGCTCGAGTCCGACGGACTGGTGACGAAGCAACCGCAGCGCGGCTATCGCGCCAGCCCGCTACTCACCGTCGAGCAGGTCAACGAGCTCTTCGAATTCCGCGGGCTGCTCGAGCCGTGGGCGGTCGGCAAGGTCGCCCGGAAGTCCGGAGCCGAGAGCGGGGCACTGCTCGTCGCCGAGGTCGCCGACGCACGGCGAACCTTCGACGGGTCGGTCGCCGAGCCTTATCGACAGGTCTTCGACCATGACGTCCGCTTCCACGGCGTCATCCTCGACGCATGCGGCAACGAGCAGGTGAGGGCCGCGTTCGAACGCACCCACTGCCATCTGCACATGCTCCGGATCCAGAGCCGCGCGCCGGTCGTCGACGCGACCATGGCGGAGCACCAAGCGATCGCGGATGCGATTTCGGCCGGCGACGCCCGAGCGGCGGCGCAGGCGATGCGCGTCCACCTCAGCGAGTCGCGGCAGCGTGCCCTCACGCTTCTTCAGGACTTCATCGAGTCCGAGGACGCCTCTTAG